Proteins from one Fusobacterium periodonticum 1_1_41FAA genomic window:
- a CDS encoding UvrD-helicase domain-containing protein: MNKIKNLVVSASAGTGKTYRLSLEYITALSKKANAEAIDYKNILVMTFTRKATSEIKEGILKKLSEFLEIYDICKNSKLSVRDTISNNKNLDEKKKNNYLSLIESIEKNEKDLVVDCEFLENLSNVYKDIIRNKEKLKIYTIDAFLNIIFKNIVLNLMKIKSYSLIDENENSVYYKKVLENIFTNKKLFYDFKKFFSENSEKNIDNYISIIQKLISSRWKYILSLNDSKEYIKKEKLSIDEKPVEILRELFSYLENDAKKDLYDVLKKDCTDYIGKTIEAQRKLLFKNFNFFFQKGTAGLIYNGNKLKKESDREHKEYIISRQEVLKENLAKEVYNEVLIPYEEKIFELSLEIFRLYDMFKVRDKNFTFNDIAIYTYMAIFNKENGLIDENGLTDVFFESLDMNIETIFIDEFQDTSILQWKILYEFTKKAKIVVCVGDDKQSIYGWRDGEKRLFENLKTILNAQKDPLKKSYRSDINIVSYCNELFSTISKKDNWPFNPSEINSKNQGYIKAICMSDQGEEDNIYSVLLEELQHFAPYDNVAIIARTNNELNEIAQLLESEGIPYILNNDKDISEYPGIFECFELLKYLIYGYELALFNFISSPLSNIGTEDIEVLLKNKNDVLSYINFSQDNEFINSLENKKIINFLNKIIDIKKNFKSFKVQNLIYEIIKKFQFLDYFVEFNEVKNIYDFYLLSNSYHSVIELLNDYNENKLILSDIKSNKKGVELVTIHKSKGLEFKTTFVIKNDKKSKSSDIDFLFEMNETYDKTTFSLFSKKGYKNILEACFEDRVAEYNKKIQEEEINNFYVALTRPKNNLIVLYNDRLFEEKPLENSIFKDFFSCEIGEVHKSEVIVEEETSEETQYNSTSYFIDSSNENENLNDFDINNSKFLLETEEKRMTGILVHYFFENLKYGTEEEVTFAKNLCYKRYLSYFGKKKLDEIFSKENIEMFLNKDKEIFSKKWDYIYNEYVLYDSIEKQEYRIDRLMIKDNEDGTGEIYIVDYKTGGKDENQLKTYVSVLKKTFKELKNYEIKTNFLEFDIF, translated from the coding sequence ATGAATAAAATAAAAAATTTAGTTGTAAGTGCTAGTGCTGGAACAGGAAAAACTTATAGACTTTCCCTTGAGTACATTACTGCTCTTTCTAAAAAGGCAAATGCAGAAGCTATTGACTATAAAAATATTTTGGTTATGACTTTTACAAGAAAGGCAACTTCTGAAATTAAAGAGGGTATACTAAAAAAATTGAGTGAATTTTTAGAAATTTATGATATTTGTAAAAATTCTAAACTTTCAGTAAGAGATACAATTTCTAATAATAAGAATTTAGATGAGAAGAAAAAAAATAATTACTTAAGTCTTATTGAAAGCATAGAAAAAAATGAAAAAGATTTAGTTGTAGATTGTGAATTTTTAGAAAATCTATCAAATGTGTATAAAGATATTATTAGAAACAAAGAAAAATTAAAAATCTATACTATAGATGCTTTTTTAAATATTATATTTAAAAATATTGTTCTTAATTTAATGAAGATAAAGTCATATTCTTTAATAGATGAAAATGAAAATTCTGTTTATTATAAAAAAGTTCTTGAAAATATTTTCACTAATAAAAAACTATTTTATGATTTTAAGAAGTTCTTTAGTGAGAATTCTGAAAAAAATATAGATAACTATATTTCAATAATTCAAAAATTAATTTCTTCAAGATGGAAATACATTTTATCTTTAAATGATAGTAAAGAATATATAAAGAAAGAAAAGCTTAGTATTGATGAAAAACCTGTAGAGATTTTAAGAGAGCTTTTCTCATATCTTGAAAATGATGCAAAAAAAGACTTGTATGATGTCTTAAAAAAAGACTGTACTGACTATATAGGAAAAACTATTGAAGCTCAAAGAAAATTATTATTTAAGAACTTTAATTTTTTCTTTCAAAAAGGGACAGCAGGCTTAATATACAATGGTAATAAGTTGAAAAAAGAATCCGATAGAGAGCATAAAGAATATATCATTTCTAGACAAGAAGTTTTAAAAGAGAATTTAGCAAAAGAAGTATATAATGAAGTTTTAATACCCTATGAAGAAAAGATTTTTGAATTGAGTTTAGAAATCTTTAGGCTTTATGATATGTTTAAAGTAAGAGATAAAAATTTTACTTTTAATGATATAGCAATCTACACTTATATGGCTATTTTTAATAAAGAAAATGGTTTAATTGATGAAAATGGACTTACAGATGTCTTTTTTGAAAGTTTAGATATGAATATAGAAACTATTTTTATCGATGAATTTCAAGATACAAGTATATTACAATGGAAAATATTATATGAGTTTACTAAAAAAGCTAAGATAGTAGTTTGCGTTGGTGATGATAAACAAAGTATCTATGGTTGGAGAGATGGTGAAAAAAGATTATTTGAAAATCTTAAAACTATTTTAAATGCCCAAAAAGATCCATTAAAAAAATCATATAGAAGTGATATTAATATAGTTTCATACTGTAATGAACTCTTTTCAACTATTTCTAAGAAAGATAATTGGCCTTTCAATCCAAGTGAAATCAACTCTAAAAATCAAGGCTATATAAAAGCTATATGTATGAGTGATCAGGGTGAAGAAGACAATATTTACTCTGTTCTATTAGAAGAATTACAACATTTTGCTCCTTATGATAATGTAGCTATAATTGCAAGAACCAATAATGAACTTAATGAGATAGCACAGCTCTTAGAAAGCGAGGGTATTCCATATATTTTAAATAATGATAAAGATATTTCTGAATATCCTGGAATTTTTGAATGTTTTGAGCTTTTAAAATATTTAATCTATGGATATGAATTAGCTTTATTTAACTTTATTTCTTCACCACTTAGTAATATAGGAACTGAGGATATTGAAGTTTTGTTAAAAAATAAAAATGATGTTTTATCTTATATAAATTTCTCGCAAGACAATGAATTTATAAATTCTTTAGAGAATAAAAAAATTATAAACTTCTTAAATAAGATTATAGATATTAAAAAGAATTTTAAGAGTTTTAAAGTTCAAAATTTAATTTATGAAATTATAAAAAAATTCCAATTTTTAGATTATTTTGTTGAATTTAATGAAGTTAAAAATATCTATGACTTTTATCTTTTAAGTAACTCTTATCATTCTGTTATAGAATTATTAAATGATTATAATGAAAATAAACTTATTCTCTCAGATATAAAGTCAAATAAAAAAGGAGTTGAACTTGTAACTATACATAAATCTAAAGGTTTGGAGTTTAAAACTACTTTTGTAATAAAAAATGATAAAAAATCGAAATCTTCTGACATAGATTTCTTATTTGAAATGAATGAAACATATGATAAGACTACTTTTTCCTTATTTTCTAAAAAAGGTTATAAAAATATTTTAGAAGCTTGTTTTGAGGATAGAGTTGCTGAATATAATAAAAAAATACAAGAAGAAGAAATTAACAATTTCTATGTTGCATTAACAAGACCTAAGAACAATCTTATTGTTTTATATAATGATAGACTTTTTGAAGAAAAACCTTTAGAAAATTCTATTTTTAAAGATTTTTTCTCTTGTGAGATTGGAGAAGTACATAAAAGTGAAGTAATTGTTGAAGAGGAAACTTCCGAAGAAACTCAATATAATTCAACTTCTTATTTTATAGATTCGAGCAATGAAAATGAAAATCTTAATGATTTTGATATAAACAATAGTAAATTTCTACTTGAAACAGAAGAAAAAAGAATGACAGGTATTTTAGTTCACTACTTTTTTGAAAACTTAAAATATGGAACTGAAGAAGAAGTTACATTTGCTAAAAACTTATGCTATAAGAGATATTTATCATATTTTGGAAAGAAGAAGTTAGATGAAATATTCTCAAAAGAAAATATTGAAATGTTCTTAAATAAAGATAAGGAGATTTTTTCTAAAAAATGGGATTATATCTACAATGAGTATGTTCTTTATGATTCAATAGAAAAACAAGAATATAGAATAGATAGACTTATGATAAAAGACAATGAAGATGGTACAGGAGAAATTTATATAGTTGACTATAAGACAGGTGGAAAAGATGAAAATCAATTAAAAACATATGTTTCTGTATTAAAGAAAACTTTTAAAGAACTTAAAAATTATGAGATAAAGACTAATTTTTTAGAATTTGATATTTTTTAA